The window ttaaactaaaaatgtgaatatttttatcatatttcttgaATAACTGGGAGTAggtattaaatgttttacaaccTCTGAAATCAGAAGTCTTATCAATGAATGCTGTTTGTCAAaagtacatattataaaaatactagtgACCTTTGAATCATTGTTAACCGTTTTGTACAATAATGTAGTTTTCAGTCAGCCaaagttaaatttatgattaGACGCCagtcatgattttaaaataacatactttgagtggtttttttttactgttagtaGTTATTATATAAACAGCCATATACAAttaggataaataaattttgcagaATTTCCTCATGTGTAGtatatcacaaaatttttttgcgtttcttttctttaatattttagtgtGAATATCAGCAGTGAAAATAATGCAAAACTATTAACTTTCATTAGAGAAAAcccaaatctattttaatttaaaaaacctgtgGTACAACTGAAATAGAAGTAGtgtgtataacaataaaaagcaaatctaataataaaattattttcacatgtaCTTCAGATTATGTGTAAAGAAGGGAAGccattttaatttctacattaaaataattatagcaagatataacttattaaattaattttttctattttatttcagttgaaaaatgAATGGGACTTTAAgagaaaatagtgaaaaaaatgatGGTGATGATGAAATTGGAAATATAGAATTTATAGAACCAAGtattaatgtttatgattttcaaGAAGCAATAACAGAAACATTAACAGTAAAATATCaggtattaaaaatgaataacagtGCTTTAATATGGATCGGCTCAAATAATAGtccaaaattttcagatttatcatTAGCTATGAAGTCACCTTATGATACCTTACCGTTGACTTCAAAAATATTAGGACATTCAAGTGATTCACCGTCATTAAATCTTgctaataaattaacaaagaaattaaataaaccggtttatatcagttttaatattCCATGTGATAGAATATTACTGACAGATATTGAGAAAAGGTtattgatagaaataaaaaataatccgcaggtgttttaataagaatttcagttaatatcatttgtttattttcagtgtattgttttcaatattttatttaaataaataaaaatgatttttatggttATACATTTAgaaaacttgtttgttttttgtttttaactcaaGTATTGAATTGCAATTTCAAATGAATTTGTAGTTGCGTAGAtgcatatacatattattattattataataagtctagaacttcccaatggaagacgttaagcattcatgattcatatttctttcgtTTGGCATTCTTCTTTTGcctccaaaattctttcagaAAAGGCCTTCTTCTGTTCTTCAGACCATTTCAGATGTTGTTGTTTAGGCTTCAGCGCTTCTAGTTTAACTTCCCATCTATCTATTTTGTTTCTGTCTATGATCTCTTCCAGCGTAATTCCGGCATGTTCTAAATCTTTTCGTGTTTCTGCAAGCTAGGGGATTGCAACTTTTAGTGATGTTAAGTATACGATTATTCTTTTTGTCAGTTGGTTTTCCAGCAGCCTGCAAAGGTGTCTGAAGAATTtaattcgtcttttccttatgtTAGTTTCAATGTTAGGGTATATTTCATTCGGTTGTAATCTGTATCCTTCTTCAGTTTGTctcggtcccaatattttccttataatcttcctttcctatttctttatttcttctatttcggtTTTCCTATTTTAGGTCAGTGTTTCACTGGCATATAATGCTGTGggtttaataactgtgttgtaatgctGGATTTTCATTTGATGTAAGAGGGATTTCTTGTTGTAGAGATTTTGTACTAACCTAGAGCTTTCTTGACCTTCTGCAGACGGTCCAATTGACGTGGTTTCTCAGAGCTGTTCGGTGTAATaaattctccaaggtatttaaagcGAGGGACTTTACTTATTACtccatattttgtgtttaaat of the Lycorma delicatula isolate Av1 chromosome 10, ASM4794821v1, whole genome shotgun sequence genome contains:
- the LOC142331062 gene encoding proteasome assembly chaperone 4 encodes the protein MNGTLRENSEKNDGDDEIGNIEFIEPSINVYDFQEAITETLTVKYQVLKMNNSALIWIGSNNSPKFSDLSLAMKSPYDTLPLTSKILGHSSDSPSLNLANKLTKKLNKPVYISFNIPCDRILLTDIEKRLLIEIKNNPQVF